Proteins encoded by one window of Streptomyces uncialis:
- a CDS encoding pyridoxamine 5'-phosphate oxidase family protein produces MRETPEELDKLQSLLDSSLSGSTAHLRSIVEGRTITAAQLTGVLTGMCTLALSTVTAKGEPRISGADGHFLHGRWHFGTARNAAKARHLAARPAASVAHMRGEDLGVFTHGTVEEMNPEDAGTTADWQELRAYLKDFYNDDAFDWNREVVYYRLNPHWTTVYAPDLDKLTGP; encoded by the coding sequence ATGCGCGAAACCCCGGAAGAACTCGACAAGCTCCAGTCCCTCCTCGACTCCTCCCTCTCCGGCTCGACCGCACACCTCCGCTCGATCGTCGAGGGCCGCACCATCACGGCGGCGCAGCTCACCGGGGTCCTCACCGGCATGTGCACGCTCGCCCTCTCCACGGTGACCGCGAAGGGCGAACCGCGGATCAGCGGCGCCGACGGGCACTTCCTGCACGGCCGGTGGCACTTCGGCACGGCGCGCAACGCCGCCAAGGCGCGTCATCTCGCGGCCCGTCCGGCCGCCAGCGTCGCGCACATGCGCGGCGAGGACCTCGGCGTGTTCACCCACGGCACGGTGGAGGAGATGAACCCCGAGGACGCCGGGACCACGGCCGACTGGCAGGAACTCCGCGCCTACTTGAAGGACTTCTACAACGACGACGCCTTCGACTGGAACCGCGAGGTCGTCTACTACCGGCTGAACCCGCACTGGACGACCGTCTACGCCCCCGACCTCGACAAGCTCACCGGCCCGTGA
- a CDS encoding polyprenyl synthetase family protein — protein MNAPELTRAVTDALDLPLRAAVDRLEDPLREMARHHFGWDDSSGVPPSRHKGAILAYLCAGSDPEREWVRATTAAVAATVLLHGFLIHDDIIDNDRVRRFRPTCWTVYGKSAAIELGAAMEALAFELIAETDWAAKGVAAAARCARRMAAGQTMDIAHEDRDDITLELALETCRRKDATCTELFLLLGTLAVSDDPDRLTAAAEVGRSAGMAFSLNGFLDEIWGSPDHHGKLTLSDLRQRKKTPLITAALERLGQREGLRLLGLLDAYSRDDSGAQQLIALLDSSGARQHLTGLIDGYTAEAAHALPAALTDPAARHAAHDYILSRLGRRDAAAAGAAGMAAQQPHRTAPGDPAAAGVRKGPR, from the coding sequence ATGAACGCGCCGGAACTGACCCGAGCCGTTACCGATGCGCTGGACCTCCCCCTGCGGGCGGCCGTCGACCGCCTGGAGGATCCGCTGCGGGAGATGGCCCGGCATCATTTCGGATGGGACGATTCCTCAGGAGTCCCTCCCTCCCGCCACAAGGGCGCGATCCTCGCCTACTTGTGTGCCGGCAGCGACCCGGAGCGGGAGTGGGTCCGGGCCACGACGGCAGCGGTCGCGGCGACCGTCCTGCTCCACGGGTTCCTCATCCATGACGACATCATCGACAACGACCGGGTACGGCGGTTCAGGCCGACGTGCTGGACGGTGTACGGCAAGTCCGCGGCGATCGAACTCGGCGCCGCGATGGAGGCGCTCGCGTTCGAGCTGATCGCGGAGACCGACTGGGCGGCGAAGGGTGTCGCTGCGGCTGCCCGGTGCGCGCGGCGCATGGCGGCCGGGCAGACGATGGACATCGCACACGAGGACCGGGACGACATCACCCTGGAGCTCGCGCTGGAGACCTGCCGCCGCAAGGACGCGACCTGCACGGAACTCTTCCTGCTGCTGGGCACCCTCGCGGTGAGCGACGACCCCGACCGGCTCACCGCCGCCGCGGAAGTGGGCAGAAGCGCGGGCATGGCGTTCTCCCTCAACGGCTTCCTGGACGAGATCTGGGGCAGCCCGGACCACCACGGCAAACTCACCCTGTCCGACCTGCGGCAGCGGAAGAAGACCCCGCTGATCACCGCCGCACTCGAACGGCTCGGCCAGCGTGAGGGCCTGCGGCTCCTCGGCCTGCTGGACGCCTACTCCCGGGACGACAGCGGCGCACAGCAGCTCATCGCCCTCCTCGACAGCTCCGGGGCGCGGCAGCACCTCACGGGACTGATCGACGGATACACCGCCGAGGCCGCCCACGCTCTCCCCGCCGCCCTCACCGACCCCGCCGCGCGCCACGCGGCCCACGACTACATCCTGTCCCGGCTCGGCCGCCGCGATGCCGCCGCCGCAGGTGCGGCGGGCATGGCCGCCCAGCAGCCGCACCGGACCGCACCCGGCGATCCGGCAGCGGCCGGCGTACGGAAAGGACCGCGGTGA
- a CDS encoding SRPBCC family protein, whose amino-acid sequence MSDSHGPSPRESPVGEVLPGKVRVILRLAHEPATVWPMLTEPPCLARWFGDLAGPLRIGADNRLEFGDGDFFTLRPTSIVPGRSLAFDWRFLGVGNRQSVVWTLGPAEGPGGTGSVLTVEDHDGTRGQAEASQLREGWTDFLTRLGACLDSGRDTRYQWRDDIDGSVDLSAGPYRPLRHPAVFDWLPIAFDGFRPAWFFTVDDEGPRRFAVNDWRLRSDEQLAFTVEIPGARIRPACHVALVPVGRDTVRLSFVHRGWARLGLTPRRSQELRGRFAAVWVASLEAVAARAGSPGPG is encoded by the coding sequence ATGTCGGACAGCCATGGCCCCTCACCCAGGGAGTCGCCCGTCGGGGAAGTGCTCCCGGGGAAGGTCCGGGTCATCCTCCGGCTGGCCCATGAGCCCGCAACGGTGTGGCCGATGCTCACCGAACCGCCGTGTCTGGCGCGGTGGTTCGGCGATCTGGCCGGACCTCTGCGCATCGGCGCGGACAACCGCCTGGAGTTCGGGGACGGGGACTTCTTCACCCTCCGCCCCACATCGATCGTCCCGGGACGGAGTCTCGCGTTCGACTGGAGATTCCTCGGCGTCGGCAACCGGCAGTCCGTCGTGTGGACCCTCGGGCCCGCGGAGGGCCCCGGGGGCACCGGGTCCGTGCTCACCGTCGAGGACCACGACGGCACGCGCGGCCAGGCCGAGGCGAGCCAACTGCGCGAGGGCTGGACCGACTTCCTCACCCGGCTGGGCGCCTGTCTGGACTCCGGGCGTGATACCCGCTACCAGTGGCGCGACGACATCGACGGCTCGGTCGACCTGTCCGCCGGGCCCTACCGGCCGCTGCGGCACCCGGCCGTCTTCGACTGGCTCCCCATCGCCTTCGACGGGTTCCGGCCCGCCTGGTTCTTCACCGTCGACGACGAGGGCCCCCGCAGGTTCGCCGTCAACGACTGGCGGCTGCGGTCCGACGAGCAACTGGCCTTCACCGTCGAGATCCCCGGCGCCCGGATCCGGCCCGCCTGCCATGTCGCGCTCGTCCCGGTGGGGAGGGACACCGTCCGGCTGTCCTTCGTGCACCGGGGCTGGGCCCGGCTCGGGCTGACGCCGCGGCGGTCCCAGGAACTGCGCGGGCGCTTCGCCGCGGTATGGGTCGCCTCCCTTGAGGCGGTCGCCGCCCGTGCCGGTTCCCCCGGGCCGGGATGA
- a CDS encoding isopentenyl phosphate kinase, translated as MTSDRPRASGPAEAAGCRIVKLGGSLITTTDPDGSPHVNEQRVAALAQEIAATGLPTILVHGTGAFGKPAARRHNYLDGVITAGRQKVFAEVSALLARLELAVLEALQRGGLCAVRVPLSGLCAYTDGKIRLRSVDGVRLLLNHGIVPVLGGNLAWGRDGFAVHSSDTLAADLAIALHATALIMATNAGGVHLHHGASDRIHRELDADDPVLSGSIPPDRQDVSGGMRAKVRECGRVARTGIPTFIIDGRLPGNLAASLRGATPSGTRIRAGGPQDTDSPSPDRPTSTTPEAPPEEALRFPREQG; from the coding sequence TTGACCTCCGACCGACCCCGAGCGAGTGGGCCCGCCGAAGCGGCCGGCTGCCGCATCGTCAAACTGGGCGGCAGCCTCATCACCACCACCGACCCCGACGGCAGTCCCCACGTCAACGAGCAGCGTGTGGCCGCCTTGGCGCAGGAGATCGCCGCAACCGGCCTGCCCACCATCCTCGTCCACGGAACAGGCGCCTTCGGCAAGCCCGCCGCCCGCCGCCACAACTACCTGGACGGCGTCATCACAGCCGGCCGCCAGAAAGTCTTCGCCGAGGTCTCCGCCCTGCTGGCCCGGCTGGAGCTCGCGGTCCTGGAAGCGCTGCAACGGGGTGGCCTGTGCGCGGTGCGGGTGCCGCTCTCCGGACTGTGCGCCTACACCGACGGCAAGATCCGGCTCCGGAGCGTGGATGGGGTACGGCTTCTGCTGAACCACGGCATCGTGCCGGTCCTCGGCGGCAACCTGGCCTGGGGACGAGACGGCTTCGCCGTCCACTCCAGCGACACACTCGCCGCCGACCTCGCCATCGCCTTGCACGCCACCGCACTGATCATGGCCACCAACGCGGGAGGCGTCCACCTCCACCACGGAGCATCCGACCGGATACACCGCGAACTGGACGCGGACGACCCCGTACTGAGCGGCTCGATCCCCCCGGACCGGCAGGACGTCTCCGGCGGCATGCGCGCGAAAGTACGCGAGTGCGGGAGAGTCGCCCGCACCGGCATCCCCACATTCATCATCGACGGCAGACTCCCCGGCAACCTCGCCGCGAGTCTGCGCGGAGCCACTCCCTCCGGTACACGCATCCGGGCAGGCGGCCCCCAAGACACTGATAGCCCGTCACCCGACCGACCCACCTCGACCACGCCGGAGGCACCCCCGGAAGAGGCGCTGCGCTTCCCTCGCGAGCAAGGGTGA
- a CDS encoding helix-turn-helix domain-containing protein, producing the protein MTVHDGLPTELPPGATATVPPLSADHRLASVERAVHRMRERLGEVQCLSDHAEAALFSPFHFHRVFRSVTAVTPARFLAALRMAEAQRMMIRGAPRVTDVCTAVGYSSLGTFTTQFTRLVGMSPSRFKLLVDEHGDRRIGELVDTRGPVTSVAQDGDRPAPDEIAGEIVGGPATDGVLFTGLFPHGVPQDGPVGCAVTTAPGPVRLRPPDDGTYRVLAVRFDRDTRVADALDDPAGERRLIGAARAPRRGSRVRFSVRLRAPEISDPPIVVALPLLNRAVR; encoded by the coding sequence ATGACTGTCCACGACGGCCTGCCGACGGAACTGCCGCCCGGAGCGACGGCCACCGTGCCTCCCCTGTCGGCCGATCACCGGCTGGCCTCCGTCGAACGTGCCGTCCACCGGATGCGTGAACGTCTCGGCGAGGTCCAGTGCCTCTCCGATCACGCCGAGGCCGCTCTGTTCAGCCCCTTCCACTTCCACCGGGTCTTCCGCAGCGTCACCGCCGTGACCCCCGCGCGATTCCTCGCGGCGCTGCGGATGGCCGAGGCCCAGCGGATGATGATCCGAGGCGCACCGCGTGTCACCGATGTGTGCACGGCCGTCGGCTATTCGAGCCTGGGTACCTTCACCACCCAGTTCACCCGGCTCGTTGGCATGTCGCCGAGCCGCTTCAAACTCCTCGTCGACGAGCACGGCGACCGCCGGATCGGGGAACTCGTCGACACCCGCGGTCCCGTCACGTCCGTTGCCCAAGACGGCGACCGGCCGGCGCCGGACGAGATCGCCGGCGAGATCGTCGGCGGCCCCGCCACCGACGGGGTGCTGTTCACGGGCCTGTTCCCGCACGGGGTGCCGCAGGACGGTCCGGTCGGCTGCGCCGTCACCACCGCGCCCGGCCCCGTCCGTCTGCGACCGCCCGACGACGGGACCTACCGGGTCCTCGCCGTCCGGTTCGACCGGGACACCCGGGTCGCCGACGCGCTGGACGACCCCGCGGGCGAGCGCCGCCTCATCGGCGCGGCCCGTGCGCCCCGGCGCGGTTCCCGGGTCAGGTTCAGCGTCCGTCTGCGGGCCCCGGAGATCAGTGACCCGCCGATCGTCGTCGCCCTGCCGCTGCTGAACCGGGCCGTCAGGTGA
- a CDS encoding IS110 family RNA-guided transposase has protein sequence MDRTAQPTMAQHQVEVTGGVDTHKDTHTAAAIDSAGRVLGSAQFPASALGYRKLLTWLSSFGTLLMVGVEGTGAYGAGLARYLREHDVRVVEIDRPDRKTRRWQGKSDPVDAEAAARAALAERRTGTPKFRDGRVEALRALRVARRSAVQQRADVTRQIKNLIVTAPEGVRTMLRYLKDKDLLAVCTGFRPGLDQAGDPVTATKIALRSLARRHRGLGQEIDELDELIAPLTQKINPALTELNGVGPDVAGQLLVTAGDNPDRLRSEAAFAMLCGVAPLPASSGRTHRHRLNRGGDRAANAALYRIVLCRLRWDQRTRTYMERRTRQGLSKKEIIRCLKRFVAREIYHALTTTNATAAAPSHLTTAA, from the coding sequence ATGGACAGGACGGCACAACCCACGATGGCACAGCACCAGGTCGAGGTCACCGGCGGCGTCGACACCCACAAGGACACCCACACCGCGGCGGCGATCGATTCGGCGGGCCGGGTCCTGGGCTCGGCCCAGTTCCCCGCTTCCGCGCTCGGCTACCGCAAGCTTCTGACCTGGCTCTCTTCCTTCGGCACCCTGCTGATGGTCGGGGTCGAGGGCACCGGCGCCTACGGCGCCGGCCTTGCCCGCTACCTGCGTGAACACGACGTGAGGGTGGTCGAGATCGACCGCCCGGACCGCAAGACACGCCGCTGGCAGGGCAAGTCCGACCCGGTCGACGCCGAGGCGGCGGCGCGGGCCGCGCTCGCCGAACGCCGCACCGGCACCCCGAAGTTCCGGGACGGCCGGGTCGAGGCCCTGCGGGCGCTGCGGGTCGCCCGCCGCAGCGCGGTCCAGCAGCGGGCCGACGTCACCCGGCAGATCAAGAACCTGATCGTCACCGCGCCGGAAGGCGTCCGCACGATGCTGCGGTACCTGAAGGACAAGGACCTCCTGGCCGTCTGCACGGGCTTCCGCCCGGGCCTGGACCAGGCGGGCGATCCGGTCACCGCGACGAAGATCGCCCTGCGGTCCCTCGCCCGCCGCCACCGAGGCCTGGGCCAGGAGATCGACGAACTGGACGAGCTGATAGCCCCGCTCACCCAGAAGATCAACCCTGCCCTGACCGAACTGAACGGCGTCGGCCCGGACGTCGCGGGCCAGCTGCTGGTCACGGCCGGGGACAACCCCGACCGGCTCCGCTCGGAAGCGGCGTTCGCCATGCTCTGCGGCGTCGCCCCGCTGCCCGCGTCATCCGGCCGAACCCACCGCCACCGCCTCAACCGGGGCGGCGACCGGGCCGCGAACGCGGCCCTCTACCGGATCGTTCTCTGCCGCCTGCGCTGGGACCAGCGCACCCGCACCTACATGGAACGTCGCACCAGGCAGGGCCTGTCGAAGAAAGAGATCATTCGCTGCCTCAAGCGGTTCGTCGCCCGCGAGATCTACCACGCCCTGACCACCACGAACGCCACAGCAGCGGCCCCAAGCCACCTCACAACCGCTGCTTGA